A part of Setaria viridis chromosome 8, Setaria_viridis_v4.0, whole genome shotgun sequence genomic DNA contains:
- the LOC117833605 gene encoding ervatamin-B: MAATLLSSSMALALLPLLLLAAASIPSLASASPALDHGLDGEELLMLGRFHGWMAAHGRSYANEEEKLRRFKIYRSNMELIEAANQDGRMSYQLGETPFTDLTHDEFMAQYSSNLLSSVPPEEEMITTRAGVVHEGGGHGGDLPLAAGEEPPRPTNLTSLPASIDWRMMGVVTVPKNQGACGSCWAFASVATIESAQAIRTRRVPPLLSEQQLVDCDGYDQGCRGGFLGNAFRWVIQNGGITWAPWYPYTGMSGMCQRFKPGVVRLRSYRWVAPNEVSLMQAVAQQPVAVTIDASDPCFQHYYGGVYDGRCFWNGVYIGGACGTAPNHAIAIVGYGTKPGGTKYWIGKNSWSVRWGDQGFVYLLRDSARVGVCGVAQQACYPII; this comes from the exons ATGGCTGCAACACTCTTGTCCTCCTCTATGGCTCTCGCTCTGCTTCCACTCCTGCTGCTAGCAGCCGCGTCCATTCCCTCTCTTGCTTCAGCTTCACCTGCCCTCGACCATGGTTTGGATGGCGAGGAGCTGCTGATGCTGGGGAGGTTCCATgggtggatggcggcgcacgGCCGGTCGTACGCCAACGAGGAGGAGAAGCTTCGCCGCTTCAAGATATACCGAAGCAACATGGAGTTGATCGAGGCGGCCAACCAGGATGGCCGGATGAGCTACCAGCTCGGCGAGACACCATTCACCGACCTCACCCATGATGAGTTCATGGCCCAGTACAGCAGCAATCTGTTGTCCTCAgtgccgccggaggaggagatgatcACGACTCGCGCTGGCGTCGTCCATGAGGGAGGTGGCCATGGCGGTGATCTCCCTCTCGCCGCCGGTGAGGAGCCACCGCGTCCTACCAACCTGACATCATTGCCGGCAAGCATTGATTGGAGGATGATGGGCGTCGTCACGGTACCAAAGAATCAAGGCGCTTGCG GGTCTTGCTGGGCGTTCGCGTCGGTGGCGACGATAGAGAGCGCACAGGCAATACGCACACGAAGAGTGCCTCCACTCCTGTCGGAGCAGCAGCTGGTAGACTGCGACGG GTACGACCAAGGCTGCCGTGGCGGCTTTTTGGGCAATGCATTCCGATGGGTGATCCAGAACGGGGGCATCACCTGGGCCCCGTGGTACCCCTACACCGGTATGTCTGGTATGTGCCAGAGATTCAAGCCTGGTGTGGTGAGGCTTCGGAGCTACCGGTGGGTTGCGCCCAACGAGGTGTCGCTCATGCAGGCCGTGGCGCAGCAGCCCGTCGCGGTGACCATCGACGCTAGCGACCCCTGTTTCCAGCATTACTACGGCGGCGTGTACGACGGAAGGTGCTTCTGGAACGGCGTCTACATCGGCGGGGCGTGCGGGACGGCGCCGAACCACGCGATAGCCATCGTCGGCTACGGAAccaagccgggcggaaccaagTACTGGATCGGCAAGAACTCGTGGAGTGTGAGGTGGGGTGACCAAGGTTTCGTTTACCTCCTCAGGGACTCTGCACGCGTAGGAGTGTGCGGCGTTGCTCAGCAAGCGTGCTACCCTATCATCTGA